A window of the Zerene cesonia ecotype Mississippi chromosome 12, Zerene_cesonia_1.1, whole genome shotgun sequence genome harbors these coding sequences:
- the LOC119830689 gene encoding uncharacterized protein LOC119830689 translates to MKTKHLCFILAACLIQGIVSGQESDVTEIPSEGDIQSLSDTKNADDAIEGSGDPSIDDNIEITTQAAIPKLEHIMPLEANENEQDINSSSSTLPCPKPCVCSIEGDKNKFVVNCAGYSLTEFPWPLDSRITTLNLNNNKLTEIPKEISTLKELEVLNADDNLIMELAAGSVSELPALVKLKLANNRLIEFPQDLKNSLSLIKLEELDLGGNDIRTTFTTELFSNLKSLRKLTLPSTSSDLSEDLCKSLKESLESVCYESCNKQIFECPDAPESIGDDLFDATLPGMIAFQPEAVQKSLNTASSSSNSTPSTEATTAPTPQTSAASSISESTSSVTEFSLRNAVNQQPMDNVPLNSIVQAPTETSQTDSEVKIGAKTAETKSGGGVDKSVIGIIIAAMVVIVALITIKKNWSSIKKKFGSTPRTNERTTANGTSPEEVPLQDKSNDKSPV, encoded by the exons ATGAAGACAAAACATCTATGCTTTATTTTGGCAGCTTGTCTGAT ACAAGGAATCGTTAGCGGCCAAGAAAGCGATGTAACAGAAATACCCTCAGAGGGTGATATCCAATCTCTGTCAGACACAAAAAATGCCGACGATGCTATCGAAGGTAGTGGAGACCCATCTATAGAtgataatattgaaatcaCAACACAAGCAGCAATTCCAAAATTAGAACATATAATGCCACTGGAAGCAAATGAAAATGAACAAGACATTAACAGTTCCTCCTCTACATTACCATGCCCAAAACCATGCGTATGTAGCATTGAAGgcgataaaaacaaattcgtCGTAAATTGTGCTGGATATTCTCTCACAGAATTCCCGTGGCCACTAGATTCAAGGATAACcacgttaaatttaaataacaataagttAACGGAGATTCCGAAAGAAATATCCACTTTAAAAGAATTGGAAGTACTTAATGCAGACGACAACCTAATAATGGAATTAGCTGCAGGC tCTGTGAGCGAGCTGCCGGCATTAGTGAAGTTAAAACTAGCAAATAACCGCCTAATTGAATTCCCGCAAGATTTAAAGAATAGCCTATCTCTAATAAAGTTAGAAGAACTGGACCTGGGAGGCAACGACATAAGAACG ACATTCACAACGGAACTTTTTTCGAATTTGAAGTCACTGCGCAAACTAACGTTGCCATCAACGTCGTCAGATCTTTCTGAAGATTTATGCAAATCATTAAAGGAATCTTTGGAAAGTGTTTGCTACGAATCATGCAATAAGCAAATTTTTGAATGTCCAGATGCACCAGAATCGATTGGAGATGACTTATTCGATGCAACATTACCGGGTATGATTGCGTTCCAACCCGAAGCTGTTCAGAAATCATTGAACACTGCGTCTAGTTCAAGTAATTCTACGCCTAGTACGGAAGCAACAACAGCACCTACCCCGCAAACTAGTGCAGCTTCTTCAATTTCTGAAAGCACTTCGTCAGTAACAGAATTTTCTCTTCGCAATGCCGTCAACCAGCAGCCTATGGATAACGTTCCTTTGAATAGTATTGTACAGGCTCCAACAGAAACGTCACAAACAGATTCAGAAGTAAAGATAGGTGCAAAAACAGCGGAAACAAAATCTGGAGGTGGTGTCGACAAAAGTGtaataggtattataataGCAGCTATGGTTGTAATCGTAGCCCTTATAACCATTAAAAAGAATTGGAgttcaataaagaaaaaattcgGCTCAACACCTAGAACAAACGAACGCACCACGGCCAATGGTACATCTCCAGAAGAAGTCCCATTACAAGATAAGTCTAACGATAAATCGCCTGTTTAG
- the LOC119830750 gene encoding THO complex subunit 5 homolog has product MGKEDATTKKRRKLNTGSSNESSKQSPVDLYKKVVEFEESEAKLRPAEKDATLFMKICQDVRQLFADIAELKAKNTDEAKEKISAKRIEASLHLVALKKLNRLEKVRTRAGRDALHKEKQRVDSTQLLLQNLLYEADHLNKEVTKCLQFKSKDEEIELVPVEDFYKNAPTEITRPEITKKDEHQLQLARLEWELRQRRELAGACNELIASKERVAAAIAAARSRLDALAPHLRDVLKSTKPLQECLALRLDEKREETKLASLLPSPLFLLYTNASAYSDALGVKNVAVVISGDEDEARRLEQISNLENELVVSNDSDSDPEANDEDQREKKKRHHRSTKVTKEEKAEAKKKEALKKHPLNVSLSVKIPDGTALNLVFSYLMHLKIIVVKFYLDHSKPIAGVSAADVLDGDCVLNELYTGDSGNDSPHPATSYLLKAAGITDTFQHFIPEVGRPYIWAQRMCGLDFMTAIGDEQKDLKNFQLCPSLSVATVENFIFTLQKRLKARVALMKELQDLESGKIMPSKETSTIRLSGSLTQWQSVSWSEYSQTPSTAFLISEGLVTPDNMLYRAIITRQSAKLVALVALSSDYPKKAPLFSLTLHYNGTHHNASNDDIRDIERVVNTDWQSGNIKSQSLSQQIQQLLICLDVLLESMGTSEFPPDKVMMQPVRGRNRMKPYKYIKQGTGIFVQF; this is encoded by the exons ATGGGAAAAGAAGACGCAACTACGAAGAAACGTCGCAAATTAAACACTGGTTCTAGTAATGAGAGTTCTAAACAAAGTCCTGTAGACTTATACAAG AAAGTAGTAGAATTCGAAGAGTCTGAGGCTAAATTGAGGCCTGCAGAAAAAGATGCTACGTTATTTATGAAGATTTGTCAAGATGTTCGTCAACTTTTTGCAGATATAGCAGAGTTAAAAGCTAAGAACACAGATGAG gcaaaagaaaaaataagtgCAAAGCGGATAGAGGCGTCATTACATTTggttgcattaaaaaaattaaatcgtttaGAAAAAGTGAGAACCAGAGCAGGACGTGATGCACTTCATAAGGAGAAACAAAGAGTGGATTCAACTCAATtgcttttacaaaatttactaTATGAAGCAGATCACCTGAATAAAGAAGTAACAAAATGTttgcaatttaaatcaaaagaTGAAGAAATTGAACTAGTGCCTGttgaagatttttataagaatgcTCCAACAGAAATAACACGTCCA gaaattacaaaaaaagatgAACACCAACTTCAGCTAGCCAGATTGGAATGGGAGCTTCGGCAGCGTAGAGAGTTAGCTGGAGCATGCAATGAGCTCATTGCTTCTAAAGAAAGAGTGGCTGCAGCTATAGCAGCTGCAAGGTCACGGCTAGATGCTTTAGCTCCACATCTAAGAGATGTTTTAAAATCAACTAAGCCTCTTCAGGAATGCTTGGCATTGCGACTAGATGAAAAGAGAGAGGAAACTAAATTAGCATCTTTACTTCCCTCACCCCTGTTTCTTCTTTATACAAATGCCAGTGCATATTCTGATGCTTTAGGAGTTAAGAATGTTGCCGTAG TTATATCTGGTGATGAAGATGAAGCTAGAAGGCTGGAACAAATAAGCAATTTAGAAAATGAGCTTGTTGTTTCTAATGATTCTGATTCAGATCCAGAAGCTAATGATGAGGATCAGCGGGAGAAAAAGAAACGTCATCATAGATCAACAAAAGTAACGAAAGAAGAGAAGGCTGAAGCAAAAAAGAAAGAAGCTCTTAAAAAACACCCATTAAATGTTTCTCTATCAGTTAAAATTCCTGATGGTACAGCTTTAAACTTAGTTTTTTCCTATCTTATGCACTTAAAAATCATTGTAGTCAAGTTTTATTTGGATCATTCAAAGCCAATTGCTGGAGTGTCCGCTGCTGATGTCTTAGATGGAGATTGTGTGCTAAATGAGTTGTATACTGGAGATTCAGGAAATGACTCGCCACATCCTGCCACTTCTTATTTACTAAAAGCTGCTGGTATCACTGATACTTTTCAGCATTTTATTCCTGAAGTAGGAAGGCCTTATATATGGGCCCAAAGAATGTGTGGATTAGATTTTATGACAGCAATAGGAGATGAACAGAAAGATCTGAAAAATTTTCAACTATGCCCCAGTTTAAGCGTAGCAACagtggaaaattttatttttaccttaCAAAAAAGATTAAAAGCAAGAGTTGCACTGATGAAAGAGTTGCAAGACCTTGAGTCTGGTAAAATCATGCCATCTAAAGAAACTTCTACAATTAGACTGTCAGGGTCTTTGACACAGTGGCAATCAGTCAGTTGGTCAGAATACAGTCAAACTCCATCAAcagcatttttaatatcagaaGGCTTAGTTACTCCAGATAACATGTTGTATCGTGCAATCATTACTCGTCAATCTGCAAAATTAGTGGCTTTGGTGGCCCTTAGCAGTGATTACCCAAAGAAAGCACCTCTTTTCTCATTAACTCTGCATTATAATGGAACTCATCATAATGCTAGCAATGATGATATTAGAGATATTGAGAGAGTTGTCAATACAGATTGGCAAAGTGGGAATATTAAATCGCAAAGTCTTTCACAACAAAttcaacaattattaatatgtctTGATGTTTTGTTAGAATCAATGGGAACCTCTGAATTTCCTCCTGATAAAGTTATGATGCAACCTGTCAGGGGCAGAAACAGGATGAAACcttataagtacataaaacAAGGAACAGGTATTTTTGTACAGTTTTGA